In Prunus dulcis chromosome 1, ALMONDv2, whole genome shotgun sequence, the following are encoded in one genomic region:
- the LOC117614360 gene encoding uncharacterized protein LOC117614360 translates to MNSKHFTTIGGKRRKHVHLDMPQAFIPESAWFQVMLYVATESSEDLFRMASVCPLFQTLANSPQVWNTISMAKYPYHPIWYRARPAVQHFLEQCRACDNPESIFREAFDIFFKHGKVEALYGMRNAATAGHMEAAYVVGLLGMSGIGQSKEDALQFLCSLNQRNNIDMKGTRDALTRRLNTACVATHIVDMFDYGKIKFNRCSACNNNEWYFVIQGWPSEDKINPAFWTCCNRCKWHRESIFWSKLMREYVVRGNHVFFALV, encoded by the coding sequence ATGAATTCGAAACACTTCACTACAAtcggaggaaagagaaggaagcatGTCCATTTGGATATGCCCCAAGCCTTCATCCCGGAGTCCGCTTGGTTTCAAGTGATGTTATACGTGGCAACCGAATCATCGGAAGATCTCTTCCGTATGGCATCTGTGTGCCCATTGTTCCAAACTTTGGCAAACAGTCCACAAGTGTGGAACACCATTTCAATGGCAAAGTACCCATACCATCCTATCTGGTACCGTGCCAGACCTGCGGTCCAGCATTTCTTGGAACAATGCAGGGCTTGCGATAACCCTGAGTCCATATTTAGAGAAGCATTCGATATTTTTTTCAAGCACGGTAAGGTGGAAGCGTTGTATGGGATGCGCAATGCAGCCACGGCAGGCCATATGGAAGCGGCTTATGTAGTTGGACTACTTGGTATGTCCGGAATTGGTCAGTCAAAAGAGGATGCATTACAATTCTTGTGTTCTTTGAATCAGCGTAACAACATTGATATGAAAGGAACCAGGGATGCTTTGACACGAAGATTAAACACAGCATGTGTTGCAACACATATCGTAGATATGTTTGACTATGGGAAGATTAAGTTTAATCGCTGCAGCGCTTGTAACAACAATGAATggtattttgttattcaaggCTGGCCTAGTGAAGACAAGATAAATCCTGCCTTCTGGACTTGTTGCAATCGATGCAAATGGCACCGTGAGAGTATTTTTTGGTCCAAACTGATGCGTGAGTATGTTGTGCGAGGGAATCACGTTTTTTTTGCATTAGTTTGA
- the LOC117616097 gene encoding uncharacterized protein LOC117616097 produces the protein MFFFMNHISTCFAENKRKKQQVGWKIRKSLLNVVNGKVPPCGMDWQNVYKVYTPFMLTKYKHWVAVMIDLVLCEIKVYDSKVSLIPDDIIKEELAPLSITLPNLLNTIDFYEEGVYANNCSRDWWCPWPIERVDVPQQSNEGDCGMFVLKYIELFSAQLPLATCTSHNMPFFSVEIGCGDNKGRCLLPMILVEDDKWYITRFWECPFSK, from the exons atgtttttttttatg AATCACATAAGTACTTGCTTTGCGgagaataaaaggaaaaaacagcAGGTTGggtggaaaatcagaaaaagtttACTAAACGTTGTAAATGGGAAGGTTCCTCCGTGTGGGATGGATTGGCAGAACGTCTATAAGGTGTATACCCCATTTATGTTGACGAAGTACAAGCATTGGGTGGCTGTAATGATTGATCTGGTATTGTGTGAAATCAAAGTGTACGATTCAAAGGTTTCACTAATTCCAGATGACATCATAAAGGAAGAACTCGCCCCGCTATCAATTACGCTTCCAAATCTTCTCAACACCATCGACTTTTATGAAGAAGGTGTTTATGCAAACAATTGCAGCCGAGATTGGTGGTGTCCGTGGCCAATAGAGCGTGTGGATGTTCCACAACAGTCTAATGA AGGCGATTGTGGCATGTTTGTGTTAAAGTACATTGAGCTTTTCAGCGCTCAGCTTCCCTTAGCTACTTGCACCTCGCACAACATGCCTTTTTTTTCGGTTGAAATTGGCTGCGGAGATAACAAGGGGAGATGCTTACTTCCCATGATATTGGTTGAAGATGACAAATGGTACATCACAAGGTTTTGGGAATGTCCTTTCTCAAAGTAA